The following coding sequences are from one Rutidosis leptorrhynchoides isolate AG116_Rl617_1_P2 chromosome 11, CSIRO_AGI_Rlap_v1, whole genome shotgun sequence window:
- the LOC139876392 gene encoding cationic peroxidase 1-like: MAPSASSLLFKFTAFTLYFCVLLGTTSGQLSANFYARTCPKFRSVIKRAVNSAVSSEPRMGASLLRLHFHDCFVNGCDGSVLLDDNSTFVGEKTARPNNGSLRGFNVIDGITQLESDCPGVVSCADILAGAARDSVVALHGPSWRLLFGRRDSTSASLSDAISNLPGPRLNLSGLISSCSNKGFTANEMVALSGSHSIGQGRCTVFRNRLYNDNNLNASFAATLQQNCPTTGGDNNLSPLDYSSPVSFDNRYYNNLIIQSGLFHSDQELFNGGLADAQVRAYASNQNTFFRDFGNAMVKMGNLGPLTGSSGQVRTNCRRVN; encoded by the exons ATGGCTCCATCAGCATCTTCCCTTTTGTTTAAATTCACAGCTTTTACATTATACTTTTGTGTTCTATTAGGTACTACGTCTGGTCAGTTATCCGCGAATTTCTATGCTAGAACATGTCCCAAATTCCGTTCTGTCATAAAACGAGCTGTAAATTCAGCCGTATCAAGTGAACCTCGAATGGGAGCTTCATTGCTTCGACTTCATTTTCATGATTGTTTTGTTAAT GGATGTGATGGATCTGTATTATTGGATGATAATTCGACCTTCGTTGGCGAAAAAACAGCTCGTCCGAATAATGGTTCGTTAAGAGGATTCAATGTCATTGATGGTATTACACAATTAGAGAGCGACTGTCCAGGTGTTGTTTCTTGTGCTGATATATTAGCTGGTGCTGCTAGAGACTCTGTTGTTGCT ctcCATGGGCCAAGTTGGCGACTACTATTTGGTCGAAGAGATTCGACATCAGCAAGTTTAAGCGATGCAATTTCTAACCTTCCTGGACCACGTTTAAATCTTAGTGGTCTTATTTCATCCTGTTCAAACAAGGGCTTCACTGCAAATGAAATGGTAGCTTTGTCAg GGTCTCATTCAATTGGTCAAGGAAGGTGCACAGTGTTCAGAAATCGCCTCTACAACGATAACAACTTAAACGCGTCGTTCGCTGCAACATTACAGCAAAATTGTCCGACGACTGGTGGTGACAATAATCTCTCCCCACTCgatt ATTCTTCCCCGGTATCTTTTGACAATAGATACTATAACAATTTGATTATTCAGAGTGGACTATTTCATTCAGACCAAGAACTATTCAACGGTGGTTTGGCTGATGCACAAGTGAGAGCTTATGCGTCGAACCAAAATACTTTCTTTCGTGATTTCGGAAATGCAATGGTGAAGATGGGTAACCTTGGCCCTTTAACTGGCTCCAGCGGTCAAGTTAGGACCAACTGCAGAAGAGTTAACTAA